From Deinococcus aquaticus, one genomic window encodes:
- a CDS encoding Hsp20/alpha crystallin family protein, protein MNEPVLARLQHLMTLREEVETLTGTGPWNPSADWADADSHLILYLDVPGVNPDTLELLEEEGSVTIAGQRDETHRLLRGERPAGLFRRTLTFPEDVLPQTGQASLAGGVLCVRFEKRHPTINVQSTDAPADHD, encoded by the coding sequence ATGAACGAGCCCGTGCTGGCGCGACTGCAACACCTCATGACCCTCCGCGAGGAAGTCGAGACCCTCACCGGAACCGGCCCCTGGAACCCCAGCGCAGACTGGGCCGACGCCGACAGTCACCTGATCCTGTACCTCGACGTGCCCGGCGTGAACCCCGACACCCTGGAACTCCTCGAAGAGGAAGGCAGCGTCACCATCGCCGGACAGCGCGACGAGACGCACCGACTGCTGCGCGGCGAACGCCCCGCCGGACTGTTCCGCCGCACCCTGACCTTCCCGGAAGACGTGCTGCCGCAGACCGGACAGGCCAGCCTCGCGGGCGGCGTGCTGTGCGTCCGCTTCGAGAAACGCCACCCGACCATCAACGTGCAGTCCACGGACGCACCCGCCGACCACGACTGA